One stretch of Bombina bombina isolate aBomBom1 chromosome 7, aBomBom1.pri, whole genome shotgun sequence DNA includes these proteins:
- the C7H11orf68 gene encoding UPF0696 protein C11orf68 homolog codes for MANYDQEERGGHGMGAEEYAAESMAADMDPWIKFDARKTPRAEFDEWLETYRPSRVPRFGNPEEGSGPVGWIAVYGPGFCPQIEGMKELQDAWEKLQSAGRKINFKLVRELALNFGVTSGKWLMHLETGFKVDHAWRGIATAVVEGRLRVAKVSPHQNDNKHVICVYTQDFTDEESIMHTDSVIRSSGIKCILSYKPDVYTYLGIYRNNRWQICPTIYESRYDLECIPRRSRVINKVTNIEVT; via the coding sequence ATGGCGAACTATGATCAGGAGGAAAGAGGAGGGCATGGAATGGGGGCAGAGGAATATGCCGCAGAATCAATGGCTGCGGATATGGATCCATGGATCAAATTTGATGCCAGAAAGACTCCACGTGCAGAGTTTGATGAATGGTTGGAAACATACCGCCCTTCCAGGGTTCCACGCTTTGGGAATCCTGAAGAGGGGTCTGGACCAGTGGGGTGGATAGCTGTGTATGGCCCTGGTTTTTGTCCTCAAATTGAGGGTATGAAAGAACTTCAGGATGCCTGGGAAAAATTGCAGAGTGCTGGTCGCAAGATCAACTTTAAACTGGTACGAGAGTTAGCCCTGAATTTTGGAGTGACTTCTGGAAAGTGGCTTATGCATCTTGAAACAGGATTCAAGGTGGACCATGCTTGGCGTGGAATTGCAACAGCAGTGGTAGAGGGTCGTCTTCGTGTAGCCAAAGTGAGCCCTCACCAAAATGATAACAAGCATGTTATCTGCGTGTACACCCAAGATTTCACAGATGAAGAAAGCATTATGCACACAGATAGTGTCATCCGCAGCTCTGGTATCAAGTGCATATTGTCCTACAAGCCTGATGTCTACACCTATTTGGGCATCTACAGAAACAACCGTTGGCAGATCTGCCCGACCATTTACGAGAGCCGATATGATCTTGAGTGCATCCCACGCCGGTCCAGAGTAATCAACAAAGTCACTAACATAGAAGTGACTTAA